In the Salvia miltiorrhiza cultivar Shanhuang (shh) chromosome 8, IMPLAD_Smil_shh, whole genome shotgun sequence genome, CAAATTGAAAATAATCCGAAATCGAATGAACTAAACAGAATGGGTCAACCGGATCCTAGTATTTTCAACACAAATATTAAGCAGGCCCAGTAAAGTTGTGGGCTTTTGTAGGAGTATAAGTCTATATAATGGTGTAAGATACAGAATATGCAAATATAATCCTTGAAAAATGATTGAAATCGCAGCCGAAAAGGTGTAAAGACTTATGAAATCTATCCACCATTTCTTTCTCCCCCAAATTTCGGACACAATATAACCGGCTTATAGTTATGTCCCTAGTTTCCCTCTCTTCCACCACTCACTCTCCCAGCTCGCAAAACATTCTCGCCAAACACCACGATTCTTGAAAATATCATTTCCCAAAACTAGAAACTCGATtcattatgtgatttttttcttttctcttagTTCTCATAGGCACATTCACAACAATGAATCGGACGGTGAGCATAAGCTTGGACGACGATGACTTCTTCGACTCGTGCGACAGGCTATCGTCCGTGGTGGCCGTGGACCTCGCCTCCCTctccgacgacgacgacgacgagtTCTACGAGGCGAGCCGCATGTCCTTCGCGAGAGGCGGCGCCTCCATCAAGCGCATCTACTCCATCGCGCCGGTGCGACCCGACCCCTCCGCCGCCATCCCACCCGCCTACGACATGTGGATCGCGGAGCCCGGCGACGTGAAGGAGCGGCGCAAGCGGCTCCTCCAGGGCATGGGCCTcgtcagcaacaaggacctcctCCGCATCGCCTCCTCCAAGGTCGTCCGCACCGTCTCCATCAAGGCCAACGCCCCCGCCGCCGAACCGGCCAACGAGCAGCAAGAGAAAGACGCGGACGATAAACCCAAGGCCCAGGCGGTGGCGGTGCCCGTGAGGGCGATCGTGCTGGTGCGGTCGCGATCAGACGGCGACATAGACGTGTTCTCGACGAAGACGAAGCAGCGGAAGCTGGAGTTGATCGGCCCCGTGTCGAAGAACAAGCTGATCCGGACCATGTCCGGGCAGCTGGTGCCGAGCACGTCCAGCGCCATTAAAGTGGTCCGAGAGAAGACAGAGCACAGGAGGGCCCCCTCGGAGCACAGCGTGGGCGTGGTGCAGGATGCCAGCATTGGGTCCTTCTTCCTCATCAAGAATCTCGACACCGGCACGGATTTCATTGTCAAGGAGTTCAACGAGGAGGGGATGTGGAACAAGCTGAATGACCTTCAGACGGGGAAGCAGCTCACCATGGACGAGTTCGAGAAGTCCGTCGGCTACTCCCCCGTCGTCAAGGAGCTCATGCGCCGCGCCTCCAAGAAGCACAAGAAGAATTCGCACTTCACCAAGAGCTTCCGGAGCAGCACCAAGAAGGGCTCAGCCATTTTGAAGAATCTCAAGGGCGCCGCCAGCGGATTCCTCGTCGTTGAGAAGATGGAGAAGGCCGTCGCCGAGAAAGAGGACAAGGACAaggaggagaaggagaaggagaaggagaataATACGGCCGCGGTGCCCACCGAGCAGAAGGTTGAGAAGCAATCGCCTCAATGGGTGGACGCCCATCAGCACGGAAAATCATTGAAAGAATTTACGGCGCTGCATTTCTCTCAGGAGATTCAAGCTCACGAGGGCTCCATTTGGACAATGCAGTTCAGCTCCGACGCCCGCTTCCTCGCGAGTGCCGGTGAAGATACCCACGTTCATGTCTGGGAAGTCCGTGAATGTGAGGTGGCGCAACCGAAGCCGCAGGCTGAAGATTCAAGTTCCCACGGTGCTCCTGCTGAGCCTAGCACTGATGGTGATGATGCTTCCAATCGCCTTGTGCTTGCAGAGATAACCACTCTGAAAAAGGGCAAGAAAACTGGAAAGGGAGGAGCAGCCGCCGCCGCAATCCCTGACCACGTGAAGTTGCCGGAGATGGTGGTCGGACTTTCGGAAAAGCCCAAGTACACTCTCAAAGGTCACAAGGATGAAGTATTAGATTTGGCATGGTCGCAATCTCAGGTCAGCTATATGCCAAACAATTGAGATCAATTTTCTCTGCTCTTGCAGTATATAACACAATCATAATTTTGTGCGTGAGTAGCGACTGATTTCGTCTTCGATGGACAAGACGGTGAGGATGTGGGACTTGGAAACAGAGAGCTGTGTGAAGATCTTCGCCCACAGCGACTACGGTGAGACAGTAGAAGAGTTAGTTATGTGCAGTAAATGGGATTGGATCATATTTTTCTGATAGAGTGTATGATATGACAGTGACTTGCATACAGTTCAATCCAGTAGCTGATAATCACTTCATCAGCGGCTCACTCGACGGGAAGCTTCGCATCTGGAGCGTACCTGATCGCCAAGTTGTCGACTGGACCGATGTTCATGAGATGGTTACCGCGGCTTCCTACACCCCTGATGGCCAGGTTACATATGCTATCTCTATAAATTACCAATCACATCCATATCTTGTTACTGATTTTGTGGCGATGTTGAAGGGAGCTATAGTCGGATCACAACAGGGGAACTGTAAAATGTACAGTGTTCAAGGTTTGAGAAGCTGCACCTTTATTTCTTCTACTATTAGATATGGCGTCATCATCTCTGCTTCGTCTTGCAATCTAGATTCGACGTTGGAACATCGCATGGATAtccagaagaagaagaagtcacaagccaagaaattccCGGCGTTTCAGTCCCCATCCAAGAAACTCCCCGGTTttcagactccagctccagcTGGAAAAATCACTGGTTTTCAGGTATCATATGTTTCAAACACAATCACAATTGAATTGTATGCATCCAACACAAATAAGGCTTTTCCTCTTCCACAGTTCACTCCTTGGAGTCCATCTGAAGTGCTCATCACTTCAGCCGACTCTCGCATCGGAATCTATAACGGTCCAGACCTCATCCAAAAAATccgaggtatatatatataatgacgTGTGTCCACAAATAAGGCAGGTGTTGACTCACACTGGAACTGACAGGATTCCGGAATACGAGTAGCCAGATGGCGGCGTCCTTCTGCCCCGACGGAAAACACA is a window encoding:
- the LOC130997569 gene encoding uncharacterized protein LOC130997569, producing MNRTVSISLDDDDFFDSCDRLSSVVAVDLASLSDDDDDEFYEASRMSFARGGASIKRIYSIAPVRPDPSAAIPPAYDMWIAEPGDVKERRKRLLQGMGLVSNKDLLRIASSKVVRTVSIKANAPAAEPANEQQEKDADDKPKAQAVAVPVRAIVLVRSRSDGDIDVFSTKTKQRKLELIGPVSKNKLIRTMSGQLVPSTSSAIKVVREKTEHRRAPSEHSVGVVQDASIGSFFLIKNLDTGTDFIVKEFNEEGMWNKLNDLQTGKQLTMDEFEKSVGYSPVVKELMRRASKKHKKNSHFTKSFRSSTKKGSAILKNLKGAASGFLVVEKMEKAVAEKEDKDKEEKEKEKENNTAAVPTEQKVEKQSPQWVDAHQHGKSLKEFTALHFSQEIQAHEGSIWTMQFSSDARFLASAGEDTHVHVWEVRECEVAQPKPQAEDSSSHGAPAEPSTDGDDASNRLVLAEITTLKKGKKTGKGGAAAAAIPDHVKLPEMVVGLSEKPKYTLKGHKDEVLDLAWSQSQRLISSSMDKTVRMWDLETESCVKIFAHSDYVTCIQFNPVADNHFISGSLDGKLRIWSVPDRQVVDWTDVHEMVTAASYTPDGQGAIVGSQQGNCKMYSVQDSTLEHRMDIQKKKKSQAKKFPAFQSPSKKLPGFQTPAPAGKITGFQFTPWSPSEVLITSADSRIGIYNGPDLIQKIRGFRNTSSQMAASFCPDGKHIISASEDSQVYIWKVEESKSQGAAKKKIVVEVNAHENFACKDVSVAITWPGSTKYEAPAVDLHPKKTATIKRPANTPSTQEEDGGAAPAALPPLPKKKKEGSASEEKKASAEDQAPEETSEAAAAEASSSAAEGETQAQPAESSSSTVQATTWGLVIVTATLEGEIKVYQNFGLPVKATRQMLF